One window from the genome of Rufibacter tibetensis encodes:
- a CDS encoding response regulator, translated as MSIPNRFIVVDDDPTSNMICRFSLQGLSTEAEIDIFTEPENVLAIIERTYGGPTECPPAVLFLDLNMPSMTGWEFMGELGGMDRRVREQLTIYILSSSLDKGDMERAGEHPLVKGFISKPLTLEILRQEFGHG; from the coding sequence ATGAGTATACCCAACCGCTTCATCGTCGTCGATGATGACCCAACGAGCAACATGATCTGCCGCTTCTCCCTACAGGGGCTCAGCACCGAGGCAGAAATTGATATTTTCACCGAGCCGGAGAATGTCCTGGCAATCATAGAGCGCACCTATGGCGGGCCTACTGAATGCCCGCCCGCGGTCCTTTTCCTGGACCTGAACATGCCCTCGATGACCGGGTGGGAATTCATGGGGGAACTCGGCGGGATGGACCGCCGGGTAAGGGAGCAGCTGACTATCTATATCCTTTCCTCCTCCCTGGACAAGGGTGACATGGAGAGGGCGGGGGAGCACCCGCTCGTCAAGGGATTTATTTCCAAGCCTTTGACCTTGGAGATTCTCAGGCAGGAGTTCGGACATGGGTAA